A genome region from Nocardioides cynanchi includes the following:
- a CDS encoding SCO6745 family protein yields MPHPEPVARRLFELTEPISLVNFFSEEPNQAMAALGFGNYWDGYFAGRSAPLGRVPAEVVHAAFYNFADGEVARHIPQVWETTTPEAAHCAREQGCVAALNRILGELVGTASLSRAADLLAQASTSAPTEGRVMYAGLRALSMPEEPVARLWHAANMLREHRGDGHIAALVSEQVGGTESHVLSALDMGIHPAETFGRIHHLPKARLAAVMDGLRDRGLLDGSGHLTAAGRATKARIESSTDALAEAPYDALSPSELDELVASLEPISRRLAASGSA; encoded by the coding sequence ATGCCGCACCCGGAGCCCGTCGCTCGCCGCCTCTTCGAGCTCACCGAGCCGATCTCGCTGGTCAACTTCTTCTCCGAGGAGCCCAACCAGGCGATGGCAGCCCTGGGTTTCGGCAACTACTGGGACGGCTACTTCGCGGGCCGCTCCGCTCCCCTCGGCCGGGTCCCCGCCGAGGTGGTCCACGCGGCGTTCTACAACTTCGCCGACGGCGAGGTGGCCCGCCACATCCCGCAGGTCTGGGAGACCACGACCCCCGAGGCGGCGCACTGCGCACGCGAGCAGGGCTGCGTCGCGGCGCTCAACCGGATCCTGGGCGAGCTGGTCGGGACGGCCAGCCTCTCCCGCGCGGCCGACCTCCTCGCCCAGGCGTCGACCAGCGCCCCCACCGAGGGACGGGTGATGTACGCCGGGCTGCGCGCGCTTTCGATGCCCGAGGAGCCGGTGGCCAGGCTCTGGCACGCAGCCAACATGCTGCGCGAGCACCGCGGGGACGGCCACATCGCCGCCCTGGTCTCCGAGCAGGTCGGTGGCACCGAGTCGCATGTGCTCAGCGCCCTCGACATGGGCATCCACCCGGCCGAGACCTTCGGCAGGATCCACCATCTCCCGAAGGCCCGGCTCGCCGCGGTCATGGACGGACTGCGCGACCGCGGCCTCCTCGACGGCTCGGGTCACCTGACCGCTGCCGGGCGCGCGACCAAGGCCCGGATCGAGTCGTCGACCGACGCCCTGGCCGAGGCGCCGTACGACGCCCTGTCGCCGTCCGAGCTCGACGAGCTGGTCGCCTCGCTCGAGCCGATCTCACGGCGGCTCGCCGCCTCGGGGTCGGCATAG
- a CDS encoding signal peptidase I, protein MTHHARSRGALVSRLLRTIALALVVLIAVGSAVAVLSGRYQARPVLSGSMRPGLSVGGIVVTKRVPVSSLEVRDVIVFHRPDVPSELVVHRIIALHRTGGETVIRTQGDANPVRDPWRVTLRGSTAYRAQFSLPLVGYAAIWWHQPATRTLVLTLAGLCALAALAVLLMSALSRRRTPMTEPPESDSPSTHRAGPSDVDAASDWRSEDPAMAETSR, encoded by the coding sequence ATGACCCATCACGCTCGCTCCCGGGGGGCCTTGGTGTCGCGTCTGCTGCGCACGATCGCGCTGGCCCTCGTCGTCCTGATCGCGGTCGGTTCCGCCGTCGCTGTGCTGTCGGGTCGGTATCAGGCCCGCCCGGTGCTCTCCGGAAGCATGCGGCCGGGCCTCTCCGTCGGGGGGATCGTGGTGACCAAGCGGGTGCCGGTCTCCTCGCTCGAGGTACGCGACGTGATCGTGTTCCACCGGCCCGATGTCCCCAGTGAGCTCGTGGTGCACCGGATCATCGCCCTTCACCGCACCGGCGGCGAGACCGTCATCCGGACCCAGGGCGACGCCAACCCGGTCCGCGACCCGTGGCGGGTCACCCTGCGTGGCTCGACCGCCTACCGGGCCCAGTTCTCACTTCCGCTAGTCGGCTACGCCGCGATCTGGTGGCACCAGCCGGCGACCCGCACCCTCGTGCTCACGCTGGCGGGCCTCTGTGCCCTGGCCGCCCTGGCCGTGCTCCTGATGTCGGCACTCTCCAGGAGGCGGACTCCGATGACCGAGCCGCCGGAGTCCGACTCCCCGTCGACACATCGCGCCGGGCCGTCCGACGTCGACGCCGCCTCGGACTGGAGGTCGGAGGACCCGGCGATGGCCGAGACCAGCCGGTAG
- a CDS encoding ABC transporter ATP-binding protein encodes MSDPVVDVRSLHVRFGEVEAVAGIDVQAYAGQATALLGRNGAGKSTTMRVLAGVVPPTAGTVTVAGHDIRTEALTVKQLTGYCPDVGGLVPRATPWEHLQLSAKLRRITDWEDRARDLLERFELGDVSNRVTGGFSHGMGRRLSVVLAAMHEPQVLLLDEPFDGVDPIGVEATFEVIADARARGACILLSTHLRDLAIQACGSVLVLRGGSRVASLEAEEMAGEEGARAYRALLD; translated from the coding sequence GTGAGCGATCCAGTCGTCGACGTCCGCAGCCTGCACGTGCGCTTCGGCGAGGTCGAGGCGGTCGCCGGCATCGACGTCCAGGCGTACGCCGGCCAGGCGACCGCGCTGCTCGGCCGCAACGGCGCCGGCAAGTCCACGACCATGCGCGTGCTGGCAGGTGTCGTCCCGCCGACCGCCGGCACCGTGACCGTGGCCGGCCACGACATCCGTACCGAGGCGCTGACGGTCAAGCAGCTCACCGGGTACTGCCCCGACGTGGGCGGCCTGGTGCCGCGCGCGACGCCGTGGGAGCACCTCCAGCTCAGCGCCAAGCTGCGCCGCATCACCGACTGGGAGGACCGCGCCCGCGACCTGCTCGAGCGGTTCGAGCTCGGCGACGTGTCCAACCGGGTGACCGGGGGCTTCTCGCACGGCATGGGACGTCGGCTCTCGGTGGTGCTGGCCGCGATGCACGAGCCCCAGGTGCTCCTGCTGGACGAGCCGTTCGACGGCGTCGACCCGATCGGGGTCGAGGCGACCTTCGAGGTGATCGCCGATGCCCGCGCCCGCGGTGCGTGCATCCTGCTCTCCACCCACCTGCGTGACCTCGCCATCCAGGCCTGCGGCTCCGTGCTGGTGCTGCGCGGCGGCTCGCGCGTCGCCTCCCTGGAGGCCGAGGAGATGGCCGGCGAGGAGGGGGCACGTGCCTACCGCGCTCTCCTCGACTGA
- a CDS encoding acyl-CoA dehydrogenase family protein, with amino-acid sequence MDFTPSARAADLTARVADFMATEVTPIEADYRRDLAEARRTGDPWTPLPVLAELQGKARAQGLWNLFLPVEHAGEYAARFGTDGGVGLSNVDYAPLAELMGRSEIGPLVFNCNAPDTGNMEVLLRYGSDDQRREWLEPLLAGEIRSAFTMTEPGVASSDATNMEATAVVDGDEVVINGRKWWSTGVGNPHCKIFVFMGVTDPDADRHRRHSMVLVPRDTPGVKVERMLTTMGIYDEPLGHGEVSFTDVRVPASNVVSGPGEGFAIAQGRLGPGRVHHCMRLIGLAEAALELACRRGLERTAFGKPLVNLGGNRERIADARIAIDQARLLVLHAAWKLDQGGPMNALADVSAIKVAVPTMAQRVIDMALQLHGGGGMSDDFPLAAAWIGARSLRLADGPDEVHRGMVARLELGKYQAAR; translated from the coding sequence ATGGACTTCACCCCCTCAGCACGGGCCGCGGACCTGACCGCCAGGGTCGCCGACTTCATGGCCACCGAGGTCACCCCGATCGAGGCGGACTACCGCCGCGACCTCGCCGAGGCACGGCGTACCGGTGACCCGTGGACGCCCCTGCCGGTGCTCGCCGAGCTCCAGGGCAAGGCCCGGGCCCAGGGCCTGTGGAACCTCTTCCTGCCGGTCGAGCACGCCGGGGAGTACGCCGCACGGTTCGGCACCGACGGCGGTGTCGGCTTGAGCAACGTCGACTACGCGCCGCTGGCCGAGCTGATGGGCCGTTCGGAGATCGGGCCTCTGGTGTTCAACTGCAACGCGCCGGACACCGGCAACATGGAGGTGCTGCTGCGCTACGGGTCGGACGACCAGCGGCGCGAGTGGCTCGAGCCGCTGCTGGCCGGTGAGATCCGCTCGGCGTTCACGATGACCGAGCCCGGGGTCGCGTCGTCGGACGCGACCAACATGGAGGCCACCGCGGTCGTGGACGGCGACGAGGTGGTGATCAACGGGCGCAAGTGGTGGTCGACCGGCGTCGGCAACCCGCACTGCAAGATCTTCGTCTTCATGGGCGTCACCGACCCCGACGCCGACCGGCACCGCCGGCACTCGATGGTGCTGGTGCCGCGCGACACCCCCGGGGTGAAGGTCGAGCGGATGCTGACCACGATGGGCATCTACGACGAGCCGCTGGGTCATGGTGAGGTCTCGTTCACCGACGTACGAGTCCCCGCGAGCAACGTGGTCTCCGGGCCGGGCGAGGGTTTCGCGATCGCCCAGGGCCGGCTCGGCCCGGGGCGGGTGCACCACTGCATGCGGCTGATCGGCCTGGCCGAGGCAGCACTCGAGCTGGCCTGCCGCCGCGGCCTGGAACGGACGGCGTTCGGCAAGCCGCTGGTCAACCTCGGCGGCAACCGCGAGCGCATCGCCGACGCCCGGATCGCCATCGACCAGGCCCGGCTCCTGGTGCTGCACGCCGCCTGGAAGCTCGACCAGGGCGGCCCGATGAACGCCCTCGCGGACGTGTCGGCGATCAAGGTGGCGGTGCCGACGATGGCCCAGCGGGTCATCGACATGGCCCTCCAGCTCCACGGCGGGGGCGGGATGTCGGACGACTTCCCCCTGGCGGCGGCGTGGATCGGGGCCCGGTCGCTGCGACTGGCCGACGGGCCCGACGAGGTGCACCGCGGCATGGTGGCCAGGCTCGAGCTCGGCAAGTACCAGGCCGCCCGATGA
- a CDS encoding SDR family NAD(P)-dependent oxidoreductase — protein MPEDAPERVEGHTTRRVLVTGAASGLGAALTAAFRARGDEVLATDVVSTPLDHRDGPVEHREHDVLRLDVTSDDDWAAALATVEERWGGLDILVNNAGVAGGGRIDVAGLDEWEWITGINLFGVVRGCRTFVPMLKRQRSGQIVNVASLAGLVHPAGMASYNAVKAGVVALTETLGHELAPYDVGASVVCPSYFRTNLMDSLRGADEALGGVVTALVETSPFTADEIAAAVLAGLDAGEEVILPDPAARAAWELKQTDRAAYVDQMRRQAARLDQLA, from the coding sequence GTGCCTGAGGACGCGCCGGAGCGCGTCGAGGGGCACACGACCCGGCGGGTGCTGGTGACCGGTGCGGCGTCCGGGCTGGGTGCGGCGCTGACGGCGGCCTTCCGGGCGCGCGGGGACGAGGTGCTGGCGACGGACGTGGTCTCGACTCCGCTCGACCACCGGGACGGGCCGGTCGAGCACCGAGAGCACGACGTGCTGCGGCTCGACGTCACCTCCGACGACGACTGGGCGGCCGCGCTGGCGACGGTCGAGGAGCGCTGGGGCGGGCTCGACATCCTGGTCAACAACGCCGGTGTGGCCGGGGGCGGTCGGATCGACGTGGCCGGCCTCGACGAGTGGGAGTGGATCACCGGGATCAACCTGTTCGGGGTCGTCCGCGGCTGCCGGACCTTCGTGCCCATGCTCAAGCGTCAGCGCTCCGGGCAGATCGTCAACGTCGCGTCGCTGGCCGGGCTGGTGCACCCCGCCGGGATGGCGTCGTACAACGCGGTCAAGGCCGGGGTCGTCGCGCTGACCGAGACGCTCGGCCACGAGCTCGCACCGTACGACGTGGGCGCCAGCGTGGTCTGCCCGTCGTACTTCCGGACCAACCTGATGGACTCCCTGCGCGGCGCCGACGAGGCGCTCGGCGGCGTCGTCACTGCCCTCGTCGAGACCTCGCCGTTCACCGCCGACGAGATCGCCGCCGCGGTGCTCGCCGGGCTCGACGCCGGCGAGGAGGTCATCCTGCCCGACCCCGCCGCGCGGGCGGCGTGGGAGCTGAAGCAGACCGACCGGGCGGCCTACGTCGACCAGATGCGCCGCCAGGCGGCCCGGCTGGACCAGCTGGCGTAG
- a CDS encoding sigma-70 family RNA polymerase sigma factor: MTSGFDEWATARTPSLLRFALVVAGSDDAAATAVRTALARAWSSWETGSGTDDPDLRARSHVVGASPSRRRASASAPRRVAVPVGAPTDEVDERPVVAWLDALPLRRRAVVALTYLEDRPDDEIAEVLGVPPTWVRAQRQRALAALPASFPAEGPDREITVRAGIAALADAAGADLVDPGAGVEPPRPRPARGVWLPVLAVLALIGAVGWITHVSRSEAGVITYPRVSVPESWRVESYAGVQVRVPSTWGWGGAPIRADFFGGNGLGSCGAGTAAVGPDVGPATYVSSATPFVGRPAVLTFRCLPWGSDGVMPSTDALWFDSPMRVGLKGLGAVVAETRAVGDQHVTVFSADSRLRRQVLGSAEVVDTDANGCPVTAVQQPRRGPAGLVPTSLSVCVYSQDTGVPVLQWSGRVTAGAARGYVAAVPRSAAGSRAGCGRTPQGQWVALGLPGPGGERWDVVDPGCGRIILAGGTAVPLAPANLDPWADNAIRAYVAPRRASAAVAAYFRSPTP; this comes from the coding sequence GTGACCAGTGGGTTCGACGAGTGGGCGACGGCGCGGACGCCGTCGCTGCTGCGGTTCGCCCTGGTGGTCGCCGGCTCCGACGACGCCGCGGCCACGGCGGTCCGGACCGCGCTGGCTCGCGCCTGGTCGTCGTGGGAGACCGGGTCGGGCACGGACGACCCCGACCTGCGGGCGCGGAGCCACGTGGTGGGCGCCAGCCCCTCCCGGCGCCGGGCGTCGGCTTCGGCACCCAGGCGGGTGGCCGTGCCGGTCGGCGCACCGACGGACGAGGTCGACGAGCGGCCGGTCGTCGCCTGGCTCGACGCGCTCCCCCTGCGGCGCCGGGCCGTGGTCGCGCTGACCTACCTCGAGGACCGCCCGGACGACGAGATCGCGGAGGTGCTCGGGGTCCCGCCGACGTGGGTCCGGGCCCAGCGGCAGCGGGCGCTGGCCGCCCTGCCCGCGTCGTTCCCCGCCGAGGGGCCTGACCGCGAGATCACGGTCCGCGCCGGGATCGCCGCCCTCGCCGACGCCGCGGGCGCCGACCTGGTCGATCCGGGCGCGGGCGTGGAGCCGCCTCGACCCCGGCCGGCCCGCGGCGTCTGGCTGCCGGTCCTGGCGGTGCTCGCCCTGATCGGAGCGGTCGGCTGGATCACCCACGTCAGCCGCTCGGAGGCCGGGGTGATCACCTATCCCCGGGTGAGCGTTCCGGAGTCCTGGCGGGTCGAGTCGTACGCCGGGGTGCAGGTGCGGGTGCCCTCGACCTGGGGCTGGGGCGGCGCGCCGATCCGCGCCGACTTCTTCGGCGGCAACGGCCTCGGTTCGTGCGGCGCCGGGACCGCCGCAGTCGGGCCCGACGTGGGGCCCGCGACGTACGTCTCCTCGGCCACCCCGTTCGTGGGTCGACCCGCGGTGCTCACCTTCCGGTGCCTGCCCTGGGGCAGCGACGGCGTGATGCCGTCGACCGACGCGCTCTGGTTCGACTCGCCGATGCGGGTCGGGCTCAAGGGCCTGGGCGCCGTGGTCGCCGAGACCCGGGCGGTCGGTGACCAGCACGTCACGGTGTTCTCCGCCGACTCCCGGCTGCGCCGTCAGGTCCTCGGCAGTGCGGAGGTCGTCGACACCGACGCCAACGGCTGCCCGGTCACCGCCGTGCAGCAGCCGCGCCGGGGCCCGGCCGGGCTGGTGCCGACGTCGCTCTCGGTCTGCGTCTACTCCCAGGACACCGGGGTCCCCGTGCTCCAGTGGTCCGGCCGGGTGACCGCCGGCGCGGCACGTGGGTACGTGGCCGCCGTCCCTCGCTCGGCGGCGGGGTCTCGTGCCGGCTGCGGCCGGACGCCGCAGGGTCAGTGGGTGGCCCTGGGCCTGCCCGGACCGGGCGGTGAGCGCTGGGACGTCGTGGACCCGGGCTGCGGCCGGATCATCCTCGCCGGCGGTACGGCGGTGCCGCTCGCGCCCGCCAACCTCGACCCGTGGGCCGACAACGCGATCCGCGCCTACGTCGCCCCGCGGCGCGCGTCGGCCGCGGTGGCGGCGTACTTCCGGAGCCCGACGCCCTGA
- a CDS encoding SigE family RNA polymerase sigma factor, producing the protein MAGPSFDEWATARVPALLRFGYLVTGSTDAAEDAVQTALAQALASWDRVSGAGDPERYVRRMIANAHVSGWRAFGRRVSPVAEVRGGSEPDVSETLARHDAVWRVCRALPERQRAAVVLRFYEDLDYPEIAATLDCAEATVRSYVHRALAALRSELERLEADDA; encoded by the coding sequence GTGGCGGGGCCGAGTTTCGACGAGTGGGCGACCGCTCGCGTGCCGGCGCTGCTGCGCTTCGGCTACCTGGTGACCGGCAGCACCGACGCGGCCGAGGACGCCGTCCAGACCGCGCTGGCCCAGGCCCTGGCCAGCTGGGACCGGGTCAGCGGGGCCGGCGACCCGGAGCGCTACGTGCGCCGGATGATCGCCAACGCCCACGTGTCGGGCTGGCGGGCGTTCGGCCGGCGGGTCTCGCCGGTCGCCGAGGTGCGGGGTGGGTCCGAGCCCGACGTGTCCGAGACGCTCGCCCGGCACGACGCGGTGTGGCGGGTCTGTCGGGCCCTGCCCGAGCGGCAGCGGGCCGCGGTGGTGCTGCGCTTCTACGAGGATCTCGACTATCCCGAGATCGCGGCCACCCTCGACTGCGCCGAGGCGACCGTGCGGTCCTACGTGCACCGGGCGCTGGCGGCGCTGCGGTCCGAGCTGGAACGGCTGGAGGCCGACGATGCCTGA
- a CDS encoding phosphotransferase family protein has product MTIADESRPVRDEDAFDVDAVAAWLREHAEAFGDDLVGTPAVRQFPGGASNLTYLLRYPARELILRRPPVGAKAKSAHDMGREYTIQRALAPVFPYVAQMVGLCRDESVIGSDFYVMERLEGTILRQELPFELTADEASTLCEHAWQALVRLHRVDVAAVPDLAALGRGEGYVARQVAGWTDRLARAATDDLGDWSSVTDWLAEHQPSDVRQCLIHNDWRFDNMVLAPDDRLRVHGVLDWEMATVGDPLMDLGGALAYWIQADDDDFFQAFRRQPTTAPGMWTREQVVAWYAAQMGFEVTPTQWRFYEVFGLFRLGVICQQIWYRYFHGQTTNEAYVRFGPAVAYLESRCRALVG; this is encoded by the coding sequence GTGACCATCGCCGACGAGTCCCGTCCGGTCCGCGACGAGGACGCGTTCGACGTCGACGCGGTCGCGGCCTGGCTGCGGGAGCACGCCGAGGCGTTCGGCGACGACCTGGTCGGCACGCCGGCGGTCCGGCAGTTCCCCGGCGGGGCGTCCAACCTGACCTACCTGCTGCGCTACCCCGCCCGCGAGCTGATCCTGCGCCGGCCGCCGGTCGGCGCCAAGGCCAAGAGCGCCCACGACATGGGGCGCGAGTACACCATCCAGCGAGCCCTCGCGCCGGTCTTCCCCTACGTCGCGCAGATGGTCGGCCTGTGCCGCGACGAGTCGGTGATCGGCTCGGACTTCTACGTCATGGAGCGGCTGGAGGGCACGATCCTGCGCCAGGAGCTGCCGTTCGAGCTGACCGCCGACGAGGCCTCGACGCTGTGCGAGCACGCCTGGCAGGCGCTGGTCCGACTGCACCGGGTCGACGTCGCGGCGGTGCCGGACCTGGCGGCGCTCGGTCGCGGCGAGGGGTACGTCGCCCGGCAGGTCGCCGGCTGGACCGACCGGCTGGCTCGGGCGGCGACCGACGACCTCGGCGACTGGAGCAGCGTGACCGACTGGCTTGCCGAGCACCAGCCGTCCGACGTCAGGCAGTGCCTGATCCACAACGACTGGCGGTTCGACAACATGGTGCTGGCGCCCGACGACCGGCTGCGCGTGCACGGCGTACTCGACTGGGAGATGGCCACGGTCGGCGACCCGCTGATGGACCTCGGCGGCGCCCTGGCCTACTGGATCCAGGCCGACGACGACGACTTCTTCCAGGCGTTCCGCCGGCAGCCGACCACAGCGCCCGGCATGTGGACCCGCGAGCAGGTCGTCGCCTGGTACGCCGCGCAGATGGGCTTCGAGGTCACGCCCACGCAGTGGCGGTTCTACGAGGTCTTCGGGCTGTTCCGGCTCGGGGTGATCTGCCAGCAGATCTGGTACCGCTACTTCCACGGCCAGACCACCAACGAGGCCTATGTCCGCTTCGGCCCGGCGGTTGCCTACCTCGAGTCACGCTGCCGGGCGCTGGTCGGCTGA
- a CDS encoding histidine phosphatase family protein: protein MGLVLLVRHGQASFGADDYDVLSEPGFEQSRVLGRWLAAAGIEPVAVLHGAMRRQRDTATAMVEGAAWALETGLDVGWNEFDHLGVVARGLESLDDAGRAALDDRRGFQRAFEDATARWAGGEHDAEYDESWPEFVARVSAALERACARDGTTVVVSSGGPIAVACAALVDPAATAAELPRLWRRFNTVIVNSAVSRVLVGSTGRRLLTFNEHSHLARDLVTYR, encoded by the coding sequence ATGGGGCTGGTGCTGCTGGTCCGGCACGGCCAGGCGTCGTTCGGCGCAGACGACTACGACGTGCTCTCGGAGCCGGGGTTCGAGCAGAGCCGGGTGCTCGGCCGGTGGCTGGCCGCCGCGGGGATCGAGCCGGTCGCAGTGCTGCACGGGGCGATGCGCCGTCAGCGGGACACGGCGACCGCGATGGTCGAGGGCGCCGCATGGGCGCTCGAGACCGGTCTGGACGTGGGCTGGAACGAGTTCGACCACCTCGGGGTCGTCGCTCGTGGCCTGGAGTCCCTCGACGACGCCGGGCGCGCAGCCCTGGACGACCGGCGTGGGTTCCAGCGCGCCTTCGAGGACGCCACCGCTCGTTGGGCCGGCGGCGAGCACGATGCGGAGTACGACGAGTCGTGGCCCGAGTTCGTCGCCCGGGTCTCCGCTGCGCTGGAGCGGGCCTGCGCTCGCGACGGCACGACGGTGGTGGTCAGCTCCGGCGGCCCGATCGCGGTCGCCTGCGCCGCGCTGGTCGACCCCGCCGCCACGGCGGCCGAGCTGCCCCGCCTCTGGAGGCGCTTCAACACCGTGATCGTGAACTCCGCGGTCAGCCGGGTGCTGGTCGGCTCCACCGGCCGGCGCCTGCTGACCTTCAACGAGCACTCACACCTGGCCCGCGACCTGGTGACCTACCGGTGA
- a CDS encoding DUF1348 family protein translates to MNDRPPLPPFTAETAAQKARAAEDAWNSCDPERVSLAYTPDSRWRNRDTFVHGRDEIVAFLQQKWARELEYRLIKEVWTYAGNRIAVRFVYESHDADGRWSRSHGNENWEFDEHGLMSRRHASINDIAIDEADRLFHWDRTAPRPADHPGLTELGL, encoded by the coding sequence ATGAACGACCGCCCACCCCTCCCGCCGTTCACGGCCGAGACCGCTGCCCAGAAGGCGCGGGCGGCAGAGGACGCCTGGAACAGCTGCGACCCCGAGCGGGTCTCGCTGGCGTACACACCCGACAGCCGCTGGCGCAACCGTGACACGTTCGTCCACGGCCGCGACGAGATCGTGGCGTTCCTGCAGCAGAAATGGGCCCGCGAGCTGGAGTACCGCCTGATCAAGGAGGTCTGGACGTACGCCGGCAACCGGATCGCCGTACGGTTCGTCTACGAGTCCCACGACGCCGACGGACGGTGGTCCCGGTCGCACGGCAACGAGAACTGGGAGTTCGACGAGCACGGCCTGATGAGCCGGCGGCACGCCAGCATCAACGACATCGCGATCGACGAGGCGGACCGGCTGTTCCACTGGGACCGGACGGCGCCGCGCCCGGCAGACCACCCGGGCCTGACCGAGCTCGGCCTCTAG